Genomic window (Streptomyces sp. NBC_00078):
AGGTTGGGACGCACACGGACGAGGGAAACAGCGGGGTCGGCCGCTCCGGGGGTGTACCGGCGGCCTCGCCGTGCCCGGCCGCGGCTCAGCGGCGGGTACGGGAGCGGGTGGTCCGCCACCGCGTCCCTTCGTCGGCGGCCACGGCACGAGCGTGGGCGGCTCCCGAACCCGTGAGCGCCCCGGCTTGAAGGCGCCCACGGGTTCGGTCCCTCGTCAGCTCCAGGGGGATGCGGTGAGCCAACTGGTGTCCTGGGTCCAGGACTTCGTGGCGTCCCAGGTGTTGGAGCCGCCGTTGCCGGCGATGTAGGCCGTGTAGTTGTAGTGGCGGATGTACTTGGTCGGGAAGTTGACGGACTGGAAGGAGGTGCCGACTCCGCTGTTGCCCGTGGTGGGGCAGAAGGTGGCGTCCTTCGCGAACGCGCTGCCGCCGTCGTCGACGTTCAGGTTGAGCTGGTAGTTGAAGTGGCGCAGGAACTGGCCGGGCTTGTTGGCGGACTCGAAGGTCAGGCAGGAGGTGTTGGCCAGGCCGGCGCGGACGATCCAGGTGGCGTCGGCCTTGTCGGTGGCCGAGCTGGAGGAGTTGATGCTGGAGATGACGACCTTGGTGTCGGCGTCGTTGTGGCGGAGGTAGTGCGAGGTGCAACAGGGGGCGGTGGTGGCCTGCAGGGAGATCCGGGAGCCGGGGGTGAGCGAACCGGTGCTGGTCGAGCCGCTGTTGTAGCCTGCGGCGGTGATGTTGGCCTGTACGGCGTTCTCGGTGGCGTCCGAGGGGGAGCCCGAGGTCATGACGCCTTCGTAGAAGGTGCCGGCGCTGTCGTTGCTGTTGTCGCCGCCGATGCCGAGGATGATCGCGCCTTGCTTCTTCATCGGGTTGTAGCCGGTGTCGTTGGGGCGTACGCCGCTGTAGAAGGTGGACAGGCCGCCCGACTGGGCGTTGCCGCCGCGGATGGCCCACTGGTTCGGGCCGCCCTTGATGATGGCGGTCACGAACCGGTGGCCAACGGACGGGTCGCCCGCGTTCACGCCGCGGTTGACGCCGGAGAACAGGCCGTTCTCCAGGTCGGCCATGATCCAGGGGCCGTTGCCGCTGCCGGAGCCCCAGCCCTTGCTGTTGCCGAAGTAGATGGCCTCCATGGTGCCGTTGCCGTCGTCGTTGCCGGTCGTCTCGGCGTTGCCGTAGTCGAAG
Coding sequences:
- a CDS encoding alpha-L-arabinofuranosidase B, translated to MTKPPWIRGVRRALLAAGATAALAAGLLTATAATSQAATQGPCDIYAAGGTPCVAAHSTTRALYGAYNGPLYQVRRASDNTTKDIGLLSAGGYADAAAQDSFCANTSCVISVIYDQSGKGNKLTQALKGHWPGPAEGGNDNLANAFEAPVTVGGHQAYGVYVAPGTGYRNNNTNGIATGDQPEGMYAIFDGTHFNSGCCFDYGNAETTGNDDGNGTMEAIYFGNSKGWGSGSGNGPWIMADLENGLFSGVNRGVNAGDPSVGHRFVTAIIKGGPNQWAIRGGNAQSGGLSTFYSGVRPNDTGYNPMKKQGAIILGIGGDNSNDSAGTFYEGVMTSGSPSDATENAVQANITAAGYNSGSTSTGSLTPGSRISLQATTAPCCTSHYLRHNDADTKVVISSINSSSSATDKADATWIVRAGLANTSCLTFESANKPGQFLRHFNYQLNLNVDDGGSAFAKDATFCPTTGNSGVGTSFQSVNFPTKYIRHYNYTAYIAGNGGSNTWDATKSWTQDTSWLTASPWS